A single genomic interval of Ostrinia nubilalis chromosome W unlocalized genomic scaffold, ilOstNubi1.1 SUPER_W_unloc_8, whole genome shotgun sequence harbors:
- the LOC135087429 gene encoding uncharacterized protein LOC135087429: MDDFPLIQGVMRTVPMNAWLRGSSILNGACPRPERFGAVFSSSLGMRGSAEGEQLDRPDGEPSLTSKSPCSKISESLSAMSVGGTSSEPQTGSTKTPKDTKRARLCGAARKRFRRLIAAELGAEQALALCRKPWDQIPVDNPPPDPKAKKRLRSEEESPREQPKKTSRLDVTATPLPKVQYSVVAGAVRVGVRNSAPMSEDQMRLLHDALLESIAKMAGKKGVPRPRFAGFSYKTGWVLVNCENQESHDWLVGEIRQIKPWPEAELSTIPESELPRPQVGTTFIPISEAATVEKALPLLEAQNDGLNPGLWRVLHKRAEAGGTVVTFSLDDPSAETLRANNGRAGLGFKYVIFNVRGGSAAEQPNVETPRPSTSAGVQEATRSPAGTSRQRPPLRSTKGRGGATRGGTSRRGVRGGGGNRGRPRPLPKKPHTPALR, from the exons ATGGACGATTTCCCCCTAATTCAAGGTGTGATGCGAACCGTGCCGATGAACGCGTGGCTGAGAGGGAGCTCAATCTTGAACGGTGCCTGCCCGAGACCAGAGCGATTCGGTGCAGTATTCAGCTCTTCCCTGGGCATGCGGGGCTCTGCCGAGG GGGAACAATTGGACAGGCCTGACGGAGAGCCTTCATTGACCTCCAAATCGCCTTGCTCCAAAATTTCGGAGAGTCTCTCGGCTATGTCTGTGGGGGGCACTAGTTCTGAACCACAAACAGGGTCGACAAAGACCCCGAAGGACACAAAGCGTGCCAGGCTTTGTGGTGCGGCCAGGAAGAGGTTCCGGAGGCTGATTGCAGCGGAACTTGGTGCTGAACAAGCCCTTGCTCTCTGCAGGAAGCCCTGGGATCAAATTCCGGTCGACAATCCTCCTCCCGATCCAAAGGCGAAAAAACGCCTACGTTCGGAGGAAGAATCCCCGCGGGAACAGCCGAAGAAAACCTCTAGGCTGGACGTCACGGCAACCCCCCTCCCTAAGGTACAATACAGCGTTGTAGCTGGCGCCGTGCGAGTGGGTGTCCGAAATTCGGCCCCCATGAGCGAGGACCAGATGCGACTGCTGCATGACGCCCTTCTCGAGTCCATCGCCAAGATGGCCGGGAAGAAGGGAGTCCCGCGACCAAGATTTGCTGGTTTCTCCTACAAGACGGGGTGGGTCCTGGTTAACTGTGAGAACCAGGAAAGCCATGACTGGCTTGTAGGAGAGATCAGGCAAATCAAACCGTGGCCTGAGGCGGAACTCTCGACCATACCCGAGAGCGAACTGCCTAGGCCACAGGTGGGGACCACTTTCATACCCATCAGCGAGGCGGCAACGGTCGAAAAGGCTTTGCCGCTGCTGGAGGCGCAGAATGATGGTCTCAACCCGGGGCTATGGCGAGTTCTCCATAAGCGGGCCGAGGCGGGAGGGACTGTGGTGACCTTCTCGTTGGACGATCCGTCGGCGGAGACTCTCCGTGCAAATAACGGCAGAGCTGGCCTTGgctttaaatatgtaatatttaatgTCAGGGGGGGCTCTGCCGCGGAACAGCCCAACGTGGAAACACCTAGGCCGTCGACTTCTGCTGGAGTGCAAGAGGCAACGAGGAGCCCTGCGGGGACCTCGCGCCAAAGGCCTCCGCTGAGGTCGACCAAAGGCCGGGGTGGAGCCACGAGGGGCGGCACAAGTCGTAGGGGGGTAAGAGGAGGCGGAGGGAATAGAGGACGTCCACGTCCCCTACCCAAGAAGCCTCACACACCCGCCCTACGCTAA